The following proteins are co-located in the Maridesulfovibrio sp. genome:
- a CDS encoding SH3 domain-containing protein translates to MINIVENSSLLRGRSIFALLSPAIVCAVFFFVLVLAGPAAHAYDKSELKIARTIANVRSKPDLKGEVVWVLSPAESFVVGKAQGGWFPVYPASADKKAEPVGYVSSKVVVPAAADSSLADWGDVRYAGKDLKFYLERTVKSSTGGMIKSGDKIKVGFLKDGWYAIFKADAPVYSEADALGYIKKDDVDIVLDDARIRYAVRRINVIEKPVSTSKAVGVLSPGHRAQVGAEKGGMYALYRIDTMVKDDTPVWGYAWGPFLAPYPKNLEKEQMAGIDARKAEIKAEEVRNAKAEVKRGSELAAMEEAMDEMLMAPVKTKTLYATAVLNVRSEPDAKSLIVDKLELGEAVSVGQEEGKWYPVFKPADNNELKRVGYVFGTYLKAEAPVVEKEKPRKKGKPGGPDEVPIKITSTKMTFSENRNRITFSGKVKVVRLDVTLTSDTLTAHLRPEGDSLSDTQDKIKKIVAGGNVKVVMKKRKGHCDKLTYVVGDSIIYMNGNAELQDGPNLIQGDEIKFYLKENRAEVVGGNKPIEAIFYTPKNVSP, encoded by the coding sequence TTGATTAATATAGTTGAAAATAGTTCATTGTTACGCGGCAGGTCCATATTTGCGCTGCTTTCCCCCGCCATTGTTTGTGCGGTATTTTTCTTTGTCCTTGTTCTGGCCGGTCCTGCTGCCCATGCCTACGATAAATCCGAATTGAAAATTGCCCGGACCATTGCCAATGTCCGTTCCAAACCGGACCTCAAGGGAGAGGTTGTCTGGGTTCTTTCTCCGGCGGAAAGTTTTGTGGTCGGCAAGGCTCAGGGAGGCTGGTTTCCGGTCTATCCTGCTTCTGCAGATAAGAAGGCCGAGCCTGTGGGGTATGTTTCCAGCAAAGTGGTTGTTCCCGCTGCTGCGGACAGCTCATTGGCGGATTGGGGTGATGTTCGATATGCCGGCAAGGATTTGAAATTCTATCTTGAACGTACAGTAAAATCTTCAACCGGTGGTATGATCAAATCCGGCGATAAAATTAAGGTCGGATTTCTCAAGGACGGTTGGTACGCAATTTTCAAAGCAGATGCTCCGGTTTATTCAGAGGCTGATGCGCTTGGCTATATTAAAAAGGATGATGTGGACATCGTTCTGGATGACGCCCGTATCCGTTATGCCGTTCGTAGAATTAATGTGATTGAAAAGCCTGTTTCCACATCAAAGGCTGTCGGTGTGCTTAGTCCCGGGCACCGTGCGCAGGTTGGGGCTGAGAAGGGGGGCATGTACGCTCTTTACCGCATTGATACCATGGTTAAAGACGACACTCCTGTATGGGGCTATGCATGGGGACCGTTTCTTGCCCCTTATCCAAAGAATTTGGAAAAAGAACAGATGGCCGGGATAGACGCTCGTAAAGCTGAAATCAAAGCTGAAGAAGTGCGTAATGCAAAGGCTGAAGTCAAGAGAGGGAGTGAGTTGGCCGCCATGGAAGAAGCCATGGATGAAATGCTGATGGCTCCGGTCAAAACTAAAACCCTGTATGCTACTGCTGTTCTCAATGTCCGTTCCGAACCCGATGCAAAATCCTTGATTGTGGATAAGCTGGAGCTGGGGGAAGCTGTCAGTGTAGGACAGGAAGAAGGGAAATGGTATCCTGTTTTTAAGCCCGCCGACAATAATGAGCTTAAACGCGTAGGTTACGTTTTCGGTACATATCTCAAAGCTGAAGCTCCGGTTGTGGAAAAGGAAAAGCCGCGCAAGAAGGGCAAGCCCGGCGGTCCGGACGAAGTTCCCATCAAGATTACATCTACCAAGATGACTTTCAGTGAGAATCGCAACCGGATTACTTTTTCCGGTAAAGTCAAGGTGGTACGCCTTGATGTTACTCTTACTTCAGACACCCTGACCGCGCATCTGCGCCCTGAAGGGGATTCCCTTTCCGATACTCAGGACAAGATCAAGAAGATTGTGGCCGGGGGTAATGTAAAAGTAGTCATGAAGAAGCGCAAAGGTCACTGCGACAAGCTTACTTATGTAGTGGGTGATTCAATCATTTACATGAATGGGAATGCAGAATTGCAGGATGGTCCAAACCTTATTCAGGGTGATGAAATTAAATTTTACCTGAAAGAGAACCGTGCTGAGGTTGTTGGCGGTAATAAGCCTATTGAGGCAATTTTCTATACTCCTAAAAATGTTTCCCCTTAG
- the rpoN gene encoding RNA polymerase factor sigma-54 — translation MGLELRQQLKLTQQLVMTPQLQQAIKLLQLSRLELMDTVHQELMENPILEEAEAQERTDTPDAEAGTATAEEAQISREAEWENYLGEFSSTSKQSASRESESYEDGTSFEARLTNSVSLEGHLHWQMSLSDFTEKDIAIGECLIGNLSSGGFLRIDLEDVCETCYAEIEDVEKVLHRIQRFDPVGVAARTPHECLLIQLEALKLDDDPILVSLVRDHLDDLEKKRYKPLARKFKLSMEDLKSYLDLMQTLDPLPGASFSGGDSFYISPDAYVYEYDGDFVIVLNEDGLPKLQMNAFYVETLESTKGDDKEYFQDKMRSAQWLMKSLYQRQRTLYKVLESIVRFQREFFAQGVTKLKPLILKEVAEDIEMHESTVSRITTNKYVSTPHGIYELKFFFNSALGLDDGSQVGSESVKATIKKLISEEDGKKPLSDEKIAEILKEKLEVNIARRTVAKYRTAMGILSSSKRKTVF, via the coding sequence ATGGGGTTGGAACTTAGACAACAATTAAAGCTTACTCAACAGCTGGTGATGACTCCTCAGCTGCAGCAGGCTATCAAGTTGTTGCAGCTTTCCCGATTGGAGCTGATGGATACCGTCCATCAGGAACTCATGGAGAATCCTATCCTTGAAGAGGCAGAAGCTCAGGAGCGTACTGACACTCCCGATGCTGAAGCAGGCACCGCTACTGCCGAAGAAGCACAAATTTCCAGGGAAGCTGAGTGGGAAAACTATCTCGGTGAATTTTCCAGTACATCAAAGCAGTCAGCTTCCCGCGAGTCTGAATCATATGAAGATGGGACTTCTTTTGAAGCCCGTTTGACCAATTCGGTATCCCTTGAAGGGCATCTGCATTGGCAGATGAGCCTTTCCGATTTTACCGAAAAAGATATCGCCATCGGCGAATGTCTTATCGGGAATTTAAGTTCGGGAGGTTTTTTACGGATAGACTTGGAAGATGTTTGCGAAACATGCTATGCTGAAATCGAAGATGTGGAAAAGGTTCTGCATCGCATTCAGAGATTCGATCCGGTGGGCGTGGCGGCAAGGACTCCGCACGAATGTCTGCTTATACAACTGGAAGCATTGAAGCTTGATGATGATCCGATTTTGGTCTCTCTGGTCCGTGATCATCTAGATGACCTTGAAAAGAAGCGCTACAAGCCGCTTGCAAGGAAGTTCAAGCTCAGCATGGAGGATTTAAAGAGTTATCTGGACTTGATGCAGACACTTGATCCTCTTCCTGGTGCAAGTTTTTCAGGTGGAGACTCTTTCTATATCAGCCCGGATGCTTATGTTTATGAATATGATGGTGATTTTGTCATAGTTCTGAACGAAGACGGTCTTCCTAAGTTGCAGATGAATGCATTTTATGTGGAGACTCTTGAATCAACCAAGGGAGATGACAAGGAATATTTTCAGGACAAGATGCGTTCCGCTCAATGGCTGATGAAGAGCCTGTATCAGCGGCAACGTACCTTATATAAAGTTCTTGAATCCATAGTGAGATTTCAGCGCGAATTTTTCGCTCAAGGTGTCACCAAGTTAAAACCGCTTATTCTTAAGGAGGTTGCGGAAGACATCGAGATGCATGAGTCCACTGTGAGCCGAATCACTACGAATAAGTATGTTTCTACTCCGCATGGAATCTATGAACTGAAATTCTTTTTTAATAGTGCGCTTGGTCTGGATGACGGTTCTCAGGTCGGTTCCGAGTCCGTCAAGGCAACGATCAAGAAATTGATCAGTGAAGAAGACGGAAAGAAACCCCTCAGCGATGAAAAGATAGCTGAGATTCTCAAAGAGAAACTGGAAGTCAATATAGCCAGAAGGACCGTAGCTAAGTATAGGACTGCAATGGGGATTCTCTCCTCATCCAAGAGGAAGACAGTATTCTAA
- a CDS encoding phosphoribosylformylglycinamidine synthase subunit PurQ, producing MALVKVLVITGYGTNCEHESAHAAKKAGADEVDITYFSDLAAGKKTLEGYNFLIFPGGFLDGDDLGAAQAAALRWKHAHTADGTPLVDQIKKFFEDGGVILGICNGFQLLVKLGLLPAVGGEYFTRQVSLSYNDSAKYEDRWVHLKANPDSPCVFTKGIDTLNVPVRHGEGKIIPADDAMLEKIVENNLHAVQYIDPESGEVTMDYPANPNGSPLGIAGLTDPSGRILGLMPHPEAYNHPTNHPKWTRGDIPTLGLALLEGGVNYLKSL from the coding sequence ATGGCCCTCGTAAAAGTTTTGGTCATCACCGGTTACGGAACCAACTGTGAACACGAGTCTGCTCATGCCGCTAAAAAAGCGGGCGCAGACGAAGTAGACATCACTTATTTTTCCGATCTTGCTGCAGGCAAAAAAACTCTGGAAGGATATAACTTCCTGATTTTTCCCGGCGGCTTTCTTGATGGAGATGACCTCGGAGCAGCACAGGCTGCCGCGCTCCGCTGGAAACACGCCCACACCGCAGACGGTACCCCGCTTGTGGACCAGATCAAAAAATTCTTTGAAGACGGCGGCGTGATTCTTGGAATCTGCAACGGATTCCAGCTGCTGGTCAAACTCGGCCTGCTGCCCGCAGTTGGTGGAGAATACTTCACCCGTCAGGTTTCACTCAGCTACAACGATTCCGCAAAATACGAGGATCGCTGGGTTCATCTTAAAGCCAACCCTGATTCTCCCTGCGTTTTCACCAAGGGAATCGATACCCTTAACGTTCCCGTACGTCACGGCGAAGGGAAAATTATCCCCGCTGATGATGCCATGCTGGAAAAAATCGTGGAGAACAACCTCCACGCAGTTCAATATATAGATCCCGAGTCCGGCGAAGTGACTATGGACTACCCTGCCAACCCCAACGGCTCCCCGCTGGGTATTGCTGGCCTCACTGATCCTTCCGGCCGCATTCTCGGACTTATGCCTCACCCTGAAGCATACAATCACCCCACCAACCACCCCAAGTGGACTCGTGGCGACATTCCTACCCTCGGGTTGGCGTTGCTCGAAGGTGGCGTGAATTACCTTAAATCGCTCTAA
- the lptB gene encoding LPS export ABC transporter ATP-binding protein, which yields MSAIVAKKLVKNYGPKEVVRGIGLTVREGEVVGLLGPNGAGKTTTFYMLVGVVKPTSGDVYFNKQQITRLPLHERARLGLSYLPQESSIFKKLSVRKNLEIIIEHTGLSGKDVPKRADELLDQLGILRLADQKAMYLSGGERRRLEIARAMINNPKFILLDEPFAGIDPIAVIDIQDIISTLKEMGLGILISDHNVRETLSICDRAYLVYEGRVILNGSPESIVKNTKARRLYLGDSFSL from the coding sequence ATGTCTGCAATTGTCGCCAAGAAACTGGTCAAGAACTATGGGCCTAAAGAGGTTGTCCGCGGAATCGGGCTGACCGTGCGTGAGGGCGAGGTTGTGGGGTTGCTTGGTCCGAACGGTGCAGGTAAGACCACAACGTTTTATATGCTTGTAGGTGTCGTCAAGCCTACATCCGGTGATGTCTATTTCAATAAACAGCAGATAACCAGGCTGCCATTGCATGAGCGTGCCCGTTTGGGACTTAGTTATCTGCCGCAGGAAAGTTCCATTTTCAAGAAGCTCTCCGTACGTAAGAATCTTGAGATCATTATCGAGCATACCGGGCTTTCCGGTAAGGATGTTCCTAAAAGGGCGGATGAGTTGCTGGACCAACTTGGTATCCTTCGCCTTGCCGACCAGAAGGCAATGTATCTTTCCGGCGGCGAACGCCGCAGGCTTGAGATTGCCCGGGCTATGATCAACAATCCAAAATTCATCCTTCTTGATGAACCGTTTGCGGGTATTGACCCAATTGCGGTAATTGATATTCAAGATATTATTTCTACGCTTAAGGAGATGGGGCTGGGGATTCTGATTTCCGACCATAACGTGCGTGAGACTCTTTCTATTTGTGACCGCGCTTACCTTGTGTACGAGGGTAGGGTTATTCTTAACGGTTCACCTGAGAGTATCGTGAAAAATACCAAGGCCCGCAGGCTCTATCTGGGAGATAGTTTCAGTCTGTAG
- a CDS encoding nucleoside deaminase, with protein sequence MTNIITRGTPPAEPPQGQTWRSMMDVAIREAFKARQHDEVPIGAALFTAEGELLATGNNTPLTKNDPTGHAEVNCIRNACEKLDNYRLPRGTILIVTLEPCIMCLGAIIHARVGGVVFGAPDPKAGAVISNMEGTELSFANHKFWTIGGVCENECKEILQSFFLHKRKK encoded by the coding sequence ATGACAAATATTATTACCCGAGGGACCCCACCCGCCGAACCGCCACAGGGCCAGACTTGGCGCTCCATGATGGATGTTGCCATACGTGAAGCCTTTAAAGCCCGCCAGCACGATGAAGTTCCCATCGGCGCGGCTCTTTTCACGGCTGAAGGCGAACTACTCGCCACTGGAAATAATACCCCGCTTACCAAAAACGACCCCACCGGACATGCAGAAGTAAACTGCATCCGCAATGCCTGCGAAAAACTGGATAATTATCGTTTGCCACGTGGAACGATTCTTATTGTCACGCTGGAACCGTGTATCATGTGCCTCGGTGCAATCATCCATGCGCGGGTAGGAGGAGTTGTTTTCGGCGCTCCCGACCCGAAAGCAGGGGCCGTAATCTCCAATATGGAAGGAACAGAACTCTCCTTCGCCAACCACAAATTCTGGACCATCGGCGGGGTTTGTGAGAATGAGTGTAAGGAAATTTTGCAAAGTTTTTTTCTGCATAAACGCAAAAAATAA
- the hpf gene encoding ribosome hibernation-promoting factor, HPF/YfiA family, with product MNVAFTFKNFDASEHLKEYANSRFSKLVKYVTNPENTDMQVNLSVDKFRHVAEVVFSSDHMHVSAYEVSEDMYSTVDMVLDKLEAQLRRANEKMRSHRRKEAAPARMDVLSYGEEEYREPVIVESDSFVPKPMSVDEAAEQLQTLDHEFLVFRNADNEAINVIYRRNNGDFGLIDPGY from the coding sequence ATGAACGTAGCATTTACTTTTAAGAACTTCGACGCATCCGAACATCTTAAGGAATATGCAAACAGCCGTTTCTCCAAGTTGGTAAAGTACGTAACCAATCCTGAAAACACTGATATGCAGGTGAATCTGTCAGTGGATAAGTTCAGGCATGTTGCGGAAGTTGTTTTCAGCTCTGATCATATGCATGTCTCTGCTTACGAAGTGTCCGAGGATATGTATTCCACCGTGGATATGGTTCTGGACAAGCTTGAAGCCCAGCTTCGCCGCGCAAACGAAAAGATGAGAAGCCACAGGCGAAAGGAGGCGGCTCCTGCCCGGATGGATGTTCTCAGCTACGGAGAGGAAGAGTACAGGGAACCTGTGATTGTGGAGTCTGACTCCTTTGTTCCCAAGCCGATGAGTGTTGATGAAGCTGCTGAACAGCTTCAGACTCTCGACCACGAATTCCTCGTATTCCGCAATGCGGATAATGAAGCCATAAACGTAATCTACCGCCGTAATAATGGCGACTTCGGTTTAATTGACCCAGGATACTAA
- a CDS encoding fructose PTS transporter subunit IIA, which translates to MNITDNLAKDLVIYELQASDKSKVLEEMVSTLKDAGLDVDVENALKVLNDREKLGTTGIGDGIAIPHGKLECLEEIVVVVGRSSEGVDFESLDMQPCKIFFMVLAPEQGAGAHLKVLAQISRQLKDEAFRQAFIDTEDKQQLLKLLGLS; encoded by the coding sequence ATGAATATAACTGATAATTTGGCAAAGGACCTTGTTATTTATGAACTGCAGGCCTCTGATAAGAGTAAAGTCCTGGAAGAAATGGTTTCCACCCTCAAGGACGCAGGTCTCGATGTGGATGTGGAAAATGCCTTAAAGGTCCTTAATGATCGTGAAAAACTTGGAACAACCGGAATCGGGGATGGCATAGCCATCCCCCACGGTAAACTGGAATGTCTCGAAGAGATTGTCGTGGTGGTCGGCCGATCCAGTGAGGGTGTCGACTTTGAATCTCTGGACATGCAGCCATGTAAGATATTTTTTATGGTACTGGCCCCCGAGCAGGGGGCCGGTGCTCATTTGAAGGTGCTGGCACAAATTTCCCGGCAACTTAAAGATGAAGCATTCCGACAGGCATTTATAGATACAGAGGACAAGCAGCAGTTGCTGAAACTCCTCGGTCTCAGCTAG
- a CDS encoding CTP synthase, which yields MKTKFIFITGGVLSSLGKGLAAASIGALLKARGMTATIQKLDPYINVDPGTMNPFQHGEVYVTDDGAETDLDLGHYERYLDVALSQKNNMTSGRVYHNVITKERRGDYLGGTVQVIPHITDEIKNAVINVPNGEDVALIEIGGTVGDIEGLPFLEAIRQLRSELGSENVLYIHLTLVPYLAAAGEVKTKPTQHSVKELRSIGIHPDIILCRSEVDLDEDIKRKIALFCDVDRDAVFTAVDVKSIYQLPLSFYNEGLDQKIAIMLKLPAKNCNLESWKKLNYTLENPKGETTIGIVGKYVDLKEAYKSLHEALIHGGVANEVKVNLRYVNSEEITHENVKEKLAGCDGVLVPGGFGNRGVEGKITAIQYARENKVPFFGICLGMQCAVIEYARNVMGLKGANSEEFNPDGDDNVIYLMKEWYDYRTKKTENRCEESDKGGTMRLGAYPCKVVEGTKAMAAYGKTEIQERHRHRYEFNKEKFADQLVEAGLVLSGLSPDEALVEIVEVADHPWFLGCQFHPEFKSNPMHAHPLFRDFIKASCENKNK from the coding sequence ATGAAAACCAAATTTATATTCATCACCGGGGGCGTGTTGTCCTCACTTGGTAAAGGGCTTGCAGCTGCATCCATCGGCGCACTTCTCAAAGCCAGAGGAATGACCGCAACCATTCAGAAGCTTGATCCTTATATCAATGTTGACCCCGGCACCATGAACCCTTTTCAGCATGGTGAAGTTTATGTAACTGACGACGGTGCAGAAACCGACCTCGACCTTGGCCATTACGAGCGTTATCTTGATGTTGCGCTGAGCCAGAAAAACAACATGACTTCCGGTCGTGTCTACCACAATGTAATCACCAAAGAGCGTCGTGGCGACTACCTCGGCGGTACTGTTCAGGTTATCCCGCACATTACCGATGAGATTAAGAATGCCGTAATAAACGTTCCCAACGGCGAGGATGTGGCCCTCATCGAGATCGGTGGTACTGTTGGTGACATCGAAGGTCTTCCTTTTCTTGAAGCTATCCGTCAGCTGCGTTCCGAGCTGGGCAGCGAGAATGTGCTTTACATTCACCTCACTCTTGTTCCTTATCTTGCAGCAGCAGGTGAAGTTAAGACCAAGCCTACCCAGCACTCCGTTAAGGAACTGCGCAGCATCGGTATCCATCCCGATATCATTCTCTGCCGCAGTGAAGTTGATCTGGATGAAGACATTAAACGCAAGATCGCACTTTTCTGTGACGTTGACCGTGACGCTGTATTCACTGCTGTTGATGTAAAATCCATCTATCAGCTCCCGCTCAGCTTTTATAACGAAGGTTTGGATCAGAAGATTGCTATCATGCTTAAGCTTCCGGCCAAGAATTGTAATCTTGAATCATGGAAAAAGCTTAACTATACTCTTGAGAATCCGAAAGGTGAAACCACCATCGGTATCGTCGGTAAATACGTTGATCTCAAGGAAGCATATAAATCCCTGCATGAAGCGCTGATTCACGGTGGTGTTGCAAACGAGGTCAAGGTTAACCTGCGTTATGTGAACTCTGAAGAGATCACTCATGAAAACGTTAAGGAAAAACTGGCCGGTTGTGACGGCGTACTCGTTCCCGGCGGTTTCGGTAACCGCGGTGTTGAAGGCAAGATTACTGCTATTCAGTATGCTCGTGAAAACAAGGTGCCTTTCTTCGGTATCTGTCTCGGCATGCAGTGTGCTGTTATTGAATATGCCCGTAACGTAATGGGCCTCAAGGGTGCAAACTCCGAAGAGTTCAACCCTGATGGTGATGATAATGTCATCTACCTGATGAAAGAATGGTACGACTACCGTACTAAGAAGACAGAAAACCGTTGCGAAGAAAGTGACAAGGGCGGCACCATGCGTCTTGGTGCATACCCCTGTAAAGTTGTTGAAGGTACTAAAGCGATGGCTGCGTACGGTAAAACTGAAATTCAGGAACGCCACCGTCACCGTTACGAATTCAACAAAGAAAAATTTGCAGATCAGCTTGTTGAAGCAGGTCTGGTGCTGAGTGGTCTCTCTCCGGATGAAGCTCTGGTTGAGATCGTTGAAGTAGCCGACCATCCCTGGTTCCTGGGTTGCCAGTTCCACCCGGAATTCAAGTCTAATCCCATGCATGCACATCCGCTGTTCAGGGATTTCATCAAGGCTTCTTGCGAAAATAAAAATAAATAA
- the rapZ gene encoding RNase adapter RapZ gives MVDVDSFPVIVVSGLSGAGKSTVLKVFEDLRFFCVDGLPASMLPRLVELFNTRDNAYRGLVLGMDLRQLEFSVDWEATREELTSMGYRPSILYLEARLPELVRRYATTRRLHPLESRDIGLEQALEKEKEILGEVRQQADLVIDTTTYSIHDLRRRIQEKWAELSEKTRGLRVHVMSFGFKHDVPTAADMVMDLRFLPNPYFEEDLRPLSGQDKAISDYVLGTEPGSIFIEKYLDFLQYVLPLYEEEGRYRLTIAVGCTGGRHRSVATAERIFATLKDNGYSVSLEHKHIHLK, from the coding sequence GTGGTCGATGTGGATTCCTTTCCTGTGATTGTTGTTAGCGGGCTTTCCGGAGCCGGTAAATCTACTGTTCTGAAGGTTTTTGAGGATCTGCGTTTTTTTTGTGTGGATGGATTGCCCGCGAGCATGCTTCCGCGTCTGGTTGAGCTGTTCAATACCCGCGACAATGCATATCGCGGTCTGGTGCTGGGTATGGATTTGCGTCAGCTTGAATTCAGCGTTGACTGGGAAGCCACCCGTGAAGAACTTACTTCTATGGGCTATCGTCCCAGCATCCTTTACCTCGAAGCCCGTTTGCCCGAGCTTGTTCGCAGATACGCTACAACCCGCCGCCTGCATCCTCTTGAATCCCGAGATATCGGCCTAGAGCAGGCCCTTGAAAAAGAGAAGGAAATTCTCGGTGAAGTGCGCCAGCAGGCTGATCTGGTGATTGATACCACTACCTACTCCATTCATGACCTGCGCCGGCGTATTCAGGAAAAATGGGCTGAACTCAGTGAAAAGACTCGCGGTTTACGCGTACATGTCATGTCTTTCGGCTTTAAGCATGACGTGCCTACCGCTGCCGATATGGTTATGGACCTTCGTTTCCTGCCCAATCCATATTTTGAGGAAGATCTCCGTCCGCTTTCCGGACAGGACAAAGCTATTTCTGATTATGTTTTAGGTACTGAACCGGGCTCAATTTTTATTGAGAAATATCTCGATTTCCTTCAATATGTCCTTCCTCTTTACGAGGAGGAAGGAAGATACAGGCTGACCATTGCTGTAGGTTGTACTGGTGGACGTCATCGCTCCGTTGCGACGGCTGAAAGGATATTTGCAACTCTTAAAGATAATGGTTATTCTGTCTCTCTTGAACATAAGCACATTCATTTGAAATAG
- the lptC gene encoding LPS export ABC transporter periplasmic protein LptC produces the protein MGRVGLVLYLILALLIGVCAGTLLGKKYGAFPHMVREAVENPLLSNKNQSDISAEEIELIQGTGGDIEWILRAGSADYDQEKGLVIADKPRVTYYLGRDRKEVFVSALHGEVSQKGEGLKLWDNVKGHYGDMGLVADRLDFKPKDNLLFLEGNVKVQSPTVYITSKRVKVDLVTREIMIEDGMEALISPDMVVMPQ, from the coding sequence ATGGGCCGTGTCGGCTTAGTTCTATATTTAATTCTGGCCCTATTAATCGGGGTCTGCGCCGGAACCCTGCTTGGTAAGAAGTATGGTGCGTTTCCGCATATGGTCCGTGAGGCCGTGGAGAATCCGCTTCTTTCCAATAAGAACCAGTCCGATATTTCTGCTGAGGAGATCGAGCTGATTCAGGGTACCGGTGGTGATATTGAGTGGATTCTGCGGGCCGGAAGTGCTGATTATGATCAGGAGAAAGGACTGGTCATTGCTGACAAGCCCCGGGTTACATATTATCTTGGCCGGGACCGCAAGGAAGTTTTTGTAAGTGCCTTGCACGGTGAGGTCAGCCAGAAAGGTGAAGGTCTGAAGCTCTGGGATAATGTCAAAGGACATTACGGTGATATGGGGCTTGTGGCTGACCGACTTGATTTTAAACCCAAGGACAACCTGCTTTTCCTCGAAGGCAATGTAAAGGTCCAGAGTCCTACTGTTTACATCACTTCCAAACGGGTCAAGGTGGACCTTGTCACCCGTGAAATTATGATTGAAGATGGAATGGAAGCCCTGATTTCACCGGACATGGTGGTAATGCCTCAATAG
- the kdsA gene encoding 3-deoxy-8-phosphooctulonate synthase has protein sequence MSPDELYQKSLQGPFILAGPCALETIDVALRAAEVLADIASRLDVTVIFKSSFDKANRTSITSFRGPGLEEGLKWLQRVKDETGLPVVTDIHTPDQAASVGEVADVIQIPAFLCRQTDLLVAAANTGRIINVKKGQFLAPHDMRHVVGKLCEAGNNRIWLTERGASFGYNNLVVDMRSMSIMKEMGCPVVFDATHSVQLPGGLGGKSGGQREFVPVLSRAAVAAGASGVFMETHPDPDCALCDGPNSWPLDRAEDLIKDLLAAWSVDYVC, from the coding sequence TTGAGCCCCGATGAATTGTATCAAAAAAGTCTGCAGGGACCGTTTATTCTGGCGGGACCTTGCGCACTGGAAACCATAGATGTCGCCCTGCGTGCTGCAGAAGTATTGGCTGACATTGCTTCCCGTCTTGATGTGACGGTAATTTTCAAAAGCTCTTTCGACAAGGCTAACCGGACTTCCATTACTTCTTTCAGGGGACCGGGCTTGGAGGAAGGGCTTAAATGGTTACAGCGGGTGAAGGATGAAACCGGACTTCCCGTTGTTACCGACATCCATACCCCGGATCAGGCCGCATCTGTTGGTGAAGTCGCTGACGTGATCCAAATTCCCGCATTCCTCTGCCGTCAGACTGATCTTCTTGTTGCTGCCGCCAATACTGGGCGGATTATCAACGTTAAGAAGGGACAGTTTCTTGCGCCCCATGACATGCGCCATGTTGTTGGTAAATTGTGTGAAGCTGGTAATAACCGTATCTGGCTGACTGAGCGTGGAGCATCCTTCGGTTACAATAATCTCGTAGTGGATATGCGTTCCATGTCAATTATGAAGGAAATGGGCTGCCCGGTGGTTTTTGATGCCACCCATTCCGTGCAGCTTCCCGGCGGCCTGGGCGGCAAGTCCGGCGGTCAGCGTGAATTCGTGCCTGTTCTTTCCCGTGCTGCTGTTGCTGCGGGGGCTTCCGGTGTTTTTATGGAAACCCATCCTGATCCTGATTGCGCTCTTTGTGATGGCCCCAACAGCTGGCCTCTTGACCGTGCCGAAGACCTGATCAAGGACCTTCTAGCCGCGTGGAGTGTTGATTATGTCTGCTAA
- a CDS encoding HAD-IIIA family hydrolase: MSAKVRAEKIKMLILDVDGVLTDGGLYYDKDGNVTKRFNVQDGLGIKFAQQAGIELAVITGLNHGAVEKRVTELGITEYYPGQKEKLPFYEKLLKEKGLKDEDVAYVGDDWIDVPVMLRVGLPMAVKNAQPEIFGISKWIASREGGHGAVREAISFILDAQGKLNDIWKEWAG; this comes from the coding sequence ATGTCTGCTAAGGTTCGTGCCGAAAAAATTAAGATGCTCATCCTTGATGTAGATGGCGTGCTTACTGACGGCGGTCTTTATTACGATAAGGACGGAAACGTAACCAAGCGTTTCAACGTGCAGGACGGCCTTGGTATCAAGTTCGCTCAGCAGGCAGGTATCGAACTGGCGGTAATTACCGGATTGAATCACGGTGCTGTTGAAAAGCGTGTCACCGAGCTTGGAATTACCGAATATTATCCCGGACAGAAGGAAAAACTCCCTTTCTATGAGAAGTTGCTTAAGGAAAAAGGGCTTAAGGACGAAGACGTCGCCTATGTCGGTGATGATTGGATTGATGTCCCGGTAATGCTCCGTGTGGGCTTGCCTATGGCTGTTAAAAATGCCCAGCCCGAGATTTTCGGCATCTCCAAATGGATCGCCAGCCGTGAGGGCGGGCATGGTGCTGTGCGCGAAGCAATTTCTTTTATTCTTGACGCGCAGGGCAAGTTGAATGACATCTGGAAAGAGTGGGCAGGCTAG